One genomic window of Mucilaginibacter sp. SJ includes the following:
- a CDS encoding pYEATS domain-containing protein, giving the protein MKKVIFFIALCFFASHSNAQRVVSFMFCKTKDRKIGTSVSLNYTNMRDEFQLIAGALGYSYNENSVTGYDFNVANVNSVIDKAEIRPDDIVFVYFSTHGAKSKYDSNIFPQLDVPDSLISAFNKHLIFLKKKPAVLITVIEACSGFLDITPQEAFVFEQFGNTDSNPQITPDQKENAKKLFSSACEIIITAGQPGKNTWATASGSMFTNCFLRALNEYLDGDPSQNSKLTWANVLDRAKTYTSDMTSQTSIHYWPVWKMRDCNTLTEQYLTNIETAEKRDVTFNVVSRKRLRLRNPYDVYLSITNKSGLKIDSVTYFMHKTMPHPTMSVTNGANNFYLSLAVWGTFPIKAKVYFQDGKVFELYKNIDFKNRETIEN; this is encoded by the coding sequence ATGAAAAAAGTTATCTTTTTCATTGCACTTTGCTTTTTTGCAAGTCATAGCAATGCTCAACGAGTTGTATCATTTATGTTCTGTAAAACTAAAGACAGAAAGATTGGAACGTCAGTAAGTTTGAATTATACAAACATGAGGGACGAATTTCAGTTGATAGCCGGAGCTTTAGGCTATAGCTATAATGAAAATTCGGTAACGGGCTATGATTTTAATGTGGCTAACGTAAATTCAGTCATTGACAAAGCTGAGATAAGACCCGATGATATTGTGTTTGTATATTTTAGTACGCACGGGGCTAAAAGCAAATACGACAGCAATATTTTTCCTCAACTCGATGTTCCCGATTCTCTAATATCCGCGTTTAATAAACACCTGATTTTCCTAAAGAAAAAGCCTGCAGTACTGATCACGGTAATTGAGGCCTGTAGCGGTTTTCTTGACATCACACCACAAGAAGCATTTGTTTTTGAACAATTTGGAAATACTGATAGTAATCCACAGATTACACCAGACCAAAAAGAAAATGCTAAAAAATTGTTTTCTTCGGCTTGTGAAATCATTATTACAGCAGGGCAGCCGGGAAAAAATACCTGGGCGACAGCTAGTGGTTCGATGTTCACCAACTGTTTTTTACGCGCATTGAACGAATACCTTGATGGTGACCCTTCACAGAATTCAAAACTTACCTGGGCTAACGTGCTTGATAGGGCTAAAACGTATACCTCGGATATGACCAGCCAGACAAGTATTCATTACTGGCCAGTTTGGAAAATGCGGGATTGTAACACGTTAACGGAGCAATATCTGACCAACATAGAGACCGCTGAAAAACGAGATGTTACGTTTAATGTGGTTTCAAGAAAGAGGCTTCGCTTGCGCAATCCTTATGACGTATATTTAAGTATAACTAATAAATCTGGGCTGAAAATTGATAGTGTAACTTACTTTATGCATAAAACTATGCCTCATCCAACTATGAGCGTTACAAATGGCGCGAATAATTTTTACCTCAGTCTGGCAGTCTGGGGAACCTTTCCAATAAAAGCTAAGGTATACTTCCAAGATGGAAAAGTATTTGAGCTTTATAAAAACATAGATTTCAAAAATAGAGAAACAATTGAAAACTGA
- a CDS encoding DUF262 domain-containing protein, with protein sequence MIQTASCSLDTLFNGRVNSKQEDGSLVSFSGRLNVPEYQRPYLWGKRETDRLLNDLTEYLLQESDERPDYYLGSIILHRKGDSLNIIDGQQRLTTIALLLTAINISEVPAIDYSSPSSTQQIRENYKYLLTRAEEFRPLYWRIREHVNVTLVVTDREDDAYTFFETQNTDGVRLSGVDIIKAYHLRAIKNSCSRSRAAVRWEKHNELDKVAILLLKARYWNCLRPRSAPGRNQKRAIKNAIVGEFSERTRKGHLPDVGFVFAKVQSTGSGIQTTLPNVSFAIRQPLNDGENLVDYMVAFSNLYSEVLPYKDGEWKDQSYESFINSIIKPVDGTLFLKELFEISLLCYAHRFGTEKLYEAALWLFRCTYEPRLKNPKTVKEVSVPEFLRGYPVVDIILNAFDHRELMEELKSFKATVNHENLTGNTVKRRYLQRLTEFFKISFHLDADAIDPRLKEGIISLIQ encoded by the coding sequence ATGATCCAAACCGCGAGCTGTTCGCTTGATACACTTTTTAATGGCAGGGTAAATTCAAAGCAGGAAGATGGTTCACTCGTTTCATTTTCGGGACGGCTGAATGTCCCGGAGTATCAGCGGCCGTATCTTTGGGGAAAGCGGGAAACAGACCGGCTGCTGAATGACCTTACGGAATATCTTCTGCAGGAATCTGATGAGCGCCCGGATTATTACCTGGGCAGCATTATACTCCACCGGAAAGGGGATAGTCTCAATATAATAGATGGTCAGCAGCGCTTAACGACGATAGCTCTTTTGTTAACTGCAATAAATATAAGCGAAGTCCCTGCCATTGACTACTCTTCTCCATCTTCGACGCAGCAGATCAGAGAAAACTATAAATATCTGCTCACACGGGCGGAAGAGTTCAGGCCACTATACTGGCGGATCAGAGAGCATGTAAATGTCACACTGGTTGTCACTGACAGAGAGGATGATGCTTACACATTTTTCGAAACGCAGAATACCGATGGTGTCCGTCTTTCCGGTGTCGATATTATCAAAGCCTATCATCTCAGGGCGATCAAAAATAGCTGTTCCCGAAGTCGGGCCGCGGTCAGATGGGAAAAGCATAATGAGTTAGATAAGGTTGCAATACTACTGCTTAAGGCTCGATACTGGAACTGCCTTAGGCCGAGGTCGGCACCGGGAAGAAATCAAAAAAGGGCGATAAAAAATGCTATCGTCGGCGAGTTTAGCGAAAGAACGCGAAAAGGACATCTTCCCGACGTTGGATTTGTCTTCGCAAAGGTGCAGTCGACCGGTAGCGGTATTCAAACCACTCTGCCGAATGTGTCGTTTGCGATCAGGCAACCCCTGAATGACGGGGAAAACCTGGTCGATTATATGGTTGCTTTCAGTAATCTTTACAGTGAAGTATTGCCATATAAAGACGGGGAATGGAAAGATCAGAGTTATGAAAGTTTTATCAACAGTATTATAAAGCCAGTTGACGGCACACTGTTCCTGAAAGAACTTTTCGAGATATCCCTACTTTGCTATGCTCACCGCTTTGGGACTGAAAAACTTTACGAAGCGGCGTTATGGTTGTTCCGGTGTACATACGAACCCCGCCTTAAAAACCCGAAAACGGTAAAGGAAGTATCTGTTCCCGAATTTCTCCGTGGCTATCCGGTCGTCGACATTATACTGAATGCTTTTGACCACCGCGAACTTATGGAGGAGCTTAAAAGCTTTAAAGCAACTGTAAATCACGAGAACCTAACCGGCAATACGGTTAAGCGCCGATATCTTCAGCGACTGACTGAGTTTTTCAAAATCAGCTTTCATCTCGATGCTGATGCTATTGATCCTCGTCTCAAAGAAGGGATAATTTCTTTAATACAATAA
- a CDS encoding DUF262 domain-containing protein, translating to MSRFKSSLINIAFFQDQQFLIPAYQRPYVWGDLQIKKMLSDFWETFNKNPDEIYYLGTVVTASSGYEEELIDGQQRFTTLWLIALAFEQLGVKSGLSSFLKVKNKVRLTFEIRSEVQEYLQALIDDPVRTQTFKIPGEILKEKPFLSGIAHAGEIIVKMLPQYSASGPNDRLRDFAEYISTKVFFVKNTAPAHTDLKKLFTTLNNSGVQLEQTDILKLRLLEKIKVKKLPYSKIWESCENMDNYFEHNVKEAFQLTDGLVPDNFAEYKEDLFLLSSNDNPHAATIRKVSLAEILTAQDETQNVKSVKTRDGREVVCESIITFPQLLLHTLRIYLHRECADDLSLPFHSNNLLESFEVITAPEVITSEDEDKIKWFFLLLWKVRYVFDKHIVKWVEKNGERLLGKRLVTSELSRGPIAEKNASSMLQSMLYFTGNYNTQMWLSPYLKKLIEEKTETVELEIIDDYLSLSLLSDKQATWNLMSGTPLAEKLDYANYLNGELGTHFKHYWFYKLEYVLWKTWTDRQHQQFRDYRMTSKNSVEHICSQKDEYGTRLYAPDGRFLLHTFGNLTLLSVGQNSSYGNQDTGKKYIDHLKKTTYDSLKLARFFGLCDRDVTAEKVEIHNEEMIALLHRHYEKLLLPQEENDIAIPTLEGEA from the coding sequence ATGAGCCGTTTTAAGTCATCATTAATAAATATTGCGTTTTTTCAGGATCAGCAATTCCTCATTCCGGCTTATCAGCGTCCATATGTATGGGGAGATCTGCAGATTAAAAAAATGCTGAGTGATTTCTGGGAAACATTCAACAAGAATCCGGATGAGATCTATTATCTGGGAACCGTTGTTACCGCGAGCAGCGGTTATGAAGAAGAACTGATTGACGGTCAGCAGCGGTTCACAACGCTATGGCTTATTGCACTTGCGTTTGAACAGCTCGGCGTAAAAAGTGGTCTTTCATCTTTTTTAAAGGTTAAAAACAAAGTTAGACTAACATTTGAGATTCGGAGTGAAGTGCAGGAATATCTACAGGCGTTGATCGACGACCCGGTACGCACACAAACTTTTAAAATCCCGGGAGAGATCTTAAAAGAAAAACCTTTCCTAAGTGGCATAGCGCATGCTGGAGAGATCATTGTCAAAATGCTACCCCAATATTCTGCAAGCGGCCCGAATGACCGACTCCGGGACTTCGCTGAATATATTTCAACTAAGGTGTTTTTTGTAAAAAACACAGCTCCGGCTCATACAGACCTTAAAAAGCTGTTTACGACTCTGAATAACAGCGGCGTTCAACTGGAGCAGACAGATATCTTGAAATTACGACTCCTCGAAAAGATCAAAGTGAAAAAACTTCCTTATAGTAAAATATGGGAGTCCTGTGAAAATATGGATAACTATTTTGAACACAATGTAAAGGAAGCTTTCCAGCTAACTGATGGGCTGGTGCCAGATAATTTTGCGGAATATAAGGAAGATCTTTTCTTGCTGTCTTCAAATGATAACCCTCATGCAGCTACTATTAGAAAAGTCAGCCTGGCCGAGATACTAACAGCTCAGGATGAAACTCAAAATGTAAAGTCTGTTAAAACCCGGGATGGCCGCGAAGTAGTTTGCGAATCGATCATCACCTTTCCCCAACTGCTGTTGCATACGCTTAGGATCTACCTGCATAGGGAATGCGCTGATGATCTTAGTCTTCCCTTTCATAGTAATAATCTTTTAGAGTCCTTTGAAGTGATTACTGCTCCTGAAGTGATCACTTCAGAGGATGAAGATAAAATTAAGTGGTTCTTCCTGCTTTTGTGGAAAGTTCGGTATGTTTTTGATAAGCATATCGTAAAATGGGTAGAAAAGAATGGGGAACGACTACTTGGAAAGCGTCTTGTTACTTCAGAGTTGTCACGCGGCCCGATAGCAGAAAAAAATGCATCGTCTATGCTGCAAAGCATGCTTTATTTCACCGGTAATTACAATACGCAAATGTGGCTCAGCCCTTATCTGAAAAAGCTAATTGAAGAAAAAACAGAAACAGTGGAGTTGGAAATTATTGATGACTATCTCTCGCTTTCTTTATTGAGCGACAAGCAAGCCACCTGGAACCTTATGTCAGGGACTCCCTTAGCTGAAAAGCTTGACTATGCCAATTATCTCAATGGTGAGCTAGGTACTCATTTCAAACATTACTGGTTCTACAAATTGGAATATGTTTTATGGAAAACCTGGACGGATAGACAGCATCAGCAATTCAGGGATTATCGAATGACATCTAAAAACTCCGTTGAGCACATCTGCTCACAGAAAGATGAATACGGTACCAGGCTGTATGCACCGGATGGAAGGTTTCTGCTTCATACATTCGGTAACCTGACCCTGTTGTCGGTAGGGCAGAACTCCAGCTATGGAAACCAAGATACCGGAAAAAAATATATTGACCATCTGAAAAAAACGACTTATGATTCGCTGAAACTTGCCAGGTTTTTCGGACTCTGTGACAGGGATGTAACGGCAGAGAAAGTAGAAATTCATAACGAGGAGATGATTGCGTTACTTCACCGGCATTACGAAAAGTTGCTTTTGCCGCAAGAAGAAAACGATATAGCAATACCGACGCTGGAGGGCGAGGCATAA
- a CDS encoding helix-turn-helix transcriptional regulator — protein MSEIIAEWLREERKKCHLTQLELAAISEIGLSQIGAIERGEGNPTMSTMIALSTAMKASPDKIMRLMFPHHVDAEQSNNA, from the coding sequence ATGAGCGAGATAATCGCCGAATGGCTGAGGGAGGAGCGCAAAAAATGCCACCTCACCCAGTTGGAGCTTGCTGCAATTTCTGAAATTGGGTTGTCACAGATCGGGGCTATCGAAAGAGGCGAAGGGAATCCAACGATGTCGACAATGATAGCTTTGAGCACTGCAATGAAAGCTTCCCCTGATAAGATCATGCGCCTGATGTTCCCGCATCATGTCGATGCTGAGCAATCGAATAACGCTTGA
- a CDS encoding sensor histidine kinase translates to MSINEKYKTALNHSVWWLAFYIYEVGIFYMISGAFPNASQNLVYYGINIGLFYSQKNILDLSLGDAPFRKYWKLVLYTAIELAICMIIKLGIDYIFTDGKRQLKLFKEMAGLDIYRSVFFMGLASLYWTALNIHSFRKRALEAEISHLKSASESQELKLQYEEARNIYLQQQINPHMLFNSLNFVYNTVYKYNLEAADSIEKLAEIMHYTYQEPGNDGKKSLEQELQQIGNMISINRVRYDYDLDIRFNTDGDTAGHRIIPLVLMTLVENIFKHGDLKSNPVTIAMDISPVGKMTFFTQNYKTASNTFNRLKSVGIENIQKRLQYAYGTNYSLKFEENRNTFESHLTIFL, encoded by the coding sequence ATGTCCATAAATGAAAAATATAAAACTGCTTTGAACCACTCTGTGTGGTGGTTAGCATTTTATATTTATGAGGTTGGCATTTTTTATATGATCTCTGGCGCATTTCCGAATGCGAGTCAAAATCTTGTTTATTATGGAATTAACATCGGTCTATTCTATTCTCAAAAGAACATTTTGGACTTGAGTTTGGGTGATGCGCCCTTCAGGAAATATTGGAAACTTGTTTTGTATACAGCTATAGAGTTGGCTATTTGCATGATTATTAAACTCGGCATAGATTACATTTTTACCGATGGTAAAAGACAATTAAAACTATTTAAGGAAATGGCAGGTCTCGATATCTACCGTTCAGTTTTTTTTATGGGTCTTGCCTCGCTTTACTGGACTGCGTTGAACATACATTCTTTTCGCAAGAGAGCACTGGAAGCAGAGATAAGTCATCTGAAGTCAGCGTCAGAAAGTCAGGAACTTAAGTTACAATATGAGGAAGCACGCAACATTTATCTTCAGCAGCAAATCAATCCTCATATGCTTTTTAATTCGCTGAATTTCGTTTATAATACTGTGTACAAATACAATTTGGAAGCTGCTGACAGCATAGAGAAACTTGCTGAAATAATGCATTACACGTATCAGGAACCAGGAAACGATGGCAAGAAGTCCCTGGAGCAGGAACTTCAACAGATCGGAAATATGATCTCGATCAATCGGGTCCGCTATGATTACGACCTGGATATCCGGTTCAACACTGACGGCGACACAGCAGGGCACCGAATAATACCGTTAGTGTTGATGACGCTCGTCGAAAATATATTTAAACATGGCGATTTGAAAAGCAACCCCGTTACGATAGCTATGGATATTAGTCCCGTAGGTAAAATGACATTCTTTACTCAAAACTATAAAACAGCTTCAAATACATTTAACAGGTTAAAAAGCGTTGGGATCGAAAATATTCAAAAGAGATTGCAGTATGCTTATGGCACAAATTATTCATTGAAATTCGAAGAAAATAGGAACACATTCGAATCTCATCTAACGATATTTTTATGA
- a CDS encoding LytR/AlgR family response regulator transcription factor, whose product MKVCIVDDELHAVQLLEKFVTDTPELELDGAFTDPLSALPLLNGKNPPDVAFLDVEMPGLTGLELGQLISGNHVKVVLVTSFNEFGPEAFEINASDYLLKPVSYARFYRCIQKLNQNKENSTQEIKERLILFVKGGQKENYISIDADDIVHIQAALNYVEIFHDGTKTITYLTLTEILSKLPASAFCRVHRSYIININKIKIIDQAEIEMTDGRIIPIGESFHDSFFNRIAPLILTSKRGRRG is encoded by the coding sequence ATGAAAGTTTGCATAGTTGATGATGAATTGCACGCAGTTCAACTACTCGAAAAGTTTGTCACAGATACACCGGAATTGGAACTTGACGGAGCATTTACTGACCCCTTATCAGCATTACCCTTACTAAACGGCAAGAATCCCCCTGATGTCGCATTTCTTGATGTGGAAATGCCTGGTTTAACGGGACTTGAACTCGGACAGTTGATCAGCGGTAACCATGTGAAGGTCGTCCTGGTTACCTCGTTCAATGAGTTCGGCCCCGAGGCCTTTGAAATCAACGCTTCTGACTATCTCTTGAAGCCAGTATCGTATGCCCGGTTCTACCGCTGTATCCAAAAACTAAATCAAAATAAAGAAAACTCAACTCAAGAAATCAAAGAACGATTGATATTGTTTGTTAAAGGAGGCCAAAAGGAGAATTATATCAGCATTGACGCCGATGATATCGTTCACATACAGGCTGCTTTGAATTATGTAGAAATATTCCATGACGGCACTAAAACGATCACTTATCTCACGCTAACTGAAATCCTCTCCAAATTACCGGCTTCAGCTTTCTGCCGTGTTCACAGATCTTATATTATCAACATCAACAAGATCAAAATAATTGACCAGGCAGAGATTGAAATGACTGACGGAAGAATTATTCCCATCGGTGAAAGCTTTCACGATAGTTTTTTCAACCGGATTGCCCCATTGATATTAACCAGCAAAAGGGGCCGCAGGGGTTGA
- a CDS encoding thiopeptide-type bacteriocin biosynthesis protein — MIDNENFEFYDQVVLRTPYYSFKRYALSRLPEILVDQAFLDALWLASPSFYRILENKAFRFKNLTEKEIFSLYKYYNRMSFRPTPFGAFASFSLVKWDNAGEIRLDPNNHAIVHLLPSRRWQADYDKIMLALTPDFRLIANRTIYQVGNVFRYIKTSREEGSKLRFDVNELDAEELNREIITFANTIQKRSFIVSYIQNLSGCDRNEAEEYANFLLEEQVLISEMEGSLYALPNDTVTGNNLKNFASVSSFWERVKLGKYPPPSPLPSIFSELNSISEPGGLKVSDDHFYSALARPQFTGGVSPEIQNELRQAINLVRRLVIPYSTPFLKEFKEAFKKRFDNERVPLLKAIDPDTGVGYGGLHQGVKSALLADIAFSSPAGRPRQLDWTPVHKSLMKCWISNQHRNESDPVEIKPEDYQSLELPSEKHQIPQTIAVLFSQSKGMIVLDNVGGASATSLIGRFSPFDHQIELFCKEIAAFEGRQNPDIIFAELHQLSDEHTDNINRRRPVYDSVITINTFPDDTGQQHINLSDLVVWMNGDQLILESKTLGKRVIPRLPTAYNFQHNDLAVFQMLCDLQFEGLQANLTFDPERVFPDLRFYPRFYSGKVILSMAKWKLDEEEVNSLITQPRSIGKLHLFRQKRGIPRMVTLGLSDRQLVFDLADDKEALFFLDCLKETKPAIIREYLVPDNSVRLGKDPLAGQFLAVLKRKGEIYTKSPETAGAMVHPAIQRLFIPGRKWLYLKIYCTEFVSDQVLSEVIRPLISSHRENIQSWFFIRYSDPDPHLRVRVKVGSSQALHLIADQLSESLTNAQEMGMVSTAISDAYQREVERYSPELIESVEEYFQAGSEWVINNLDILQKDPLSAFGVIYKLTEIFLETGLLRFFEWRAASFVKEFGGKKELKLGFDRRYRQYQKQLGQAVASCDCSTNELFNNLINQIAHLSSSSSSWSSERRHILLADLLHMQVNRMFNMAQRHHEGLIFYCLFKYEVGRINRAENISTPAAPFAG, encoded by the coding sequence ATGATTGATAATGAGAACTTTGAATTTTATGACCAGGTTGTTTTAAGAACGCCATATTATAGTTTTAAACGATACGCCCTCAGCCGCCTTCCGGAAATTCTGGTTGACCAGGCATTCCTGGATGCGCTTTGGCTGGCCAGTCCTTCCTTCTATCGCATATTGGAAAACAAAGCGTTTAGGTTCAAAAATTTAACAGAAAAGGAGATTTTCAGCTTATACAAGTATTATAACCGCATGAGCTTCCGGCCGACACCATTCGGAGCATTTGCATCGTTCTCGTTAGTAAAATGGGACAACGCGGGAGAAATAAGGCTGGACCCTAACAACCACGCAATAGTGCATCTTTTACCCTCAAGGCGCTGGCAAGCGGACTATGACAAAATAATGCTGGCCCTTACTCCGGACTTTCGTTTAATTGCCAACAGGACGATTTACCAGGTTGGTAATGTGTTTAGGTATATTAAAACAAGCCGCGAAGAAGGAAGTAAACTGCGATTCGATGTTAACGAGCTCGATGCAGAAGAGTTAAACAGGGAGATCATAACATTCGCCAATACTATTCAAAAACGTTCTTTCATAGTCTCTTACATACAAAACCTCTCCGGTTGTGACCGGAATGAAGCGGAAGAATATGCAAATTTTTTATTGGAAGAGCAGGTGCTCATTTCGGAAATGGAAGGAAGCTTGTATGCGCTTCCAAACGATACGGTAACTGGGAATAACCTGAAAAATTTCGCTTCGGTAAGTAGCTTCTGGGAACGTGTAAAGCTTGGTAAATATCCACCTCCTTCCCCTCTCCCATCCATATTTTCAGAATTGAACAGCATTAGTGAACCAGGCGGTCTGAAAGTTTCAGATGATCATTTCTACAGTGCACTGGCCCGACCACAATTTACAGGCGGAGTTTCCCCTGAAATTCAAAATGAGTTACGCCAGGCTATCAATTTAGTCCGACGCCTTGTTATACCTTATTCTACCCCTTTTTTAAAAGAATTTAAAGAAGCCTTCAAAAAAAGGTTCGATAATGAAAGAGTTCCGCTGCTAAAGGCGATAGATCCGGATACAGGTGTAGGTTACGGCGGGCTGCATCAGGGTGTCAAATCTGCTTTGTTAGCGGATATTGCATTTTCATCACCAGCCGGGAGACCGAGACAATTGGATTGGACACCGGTTCATAAATCATTAATGAAATGCTGGATTTCAAACCAGCATAGAAATGAGTCCGACCCGGTTGAAATCAAACCCGAAGATTACCAGTCGCTTGAGTTACCATCTGAGAAACACCAGATCCCCCAAACCATTGCTGTATTGTTTAGCCAAAGCAAAGGCATGATCGTACTTGACAATGTTGGCGGCGCATCGGCCACGTCGCTTATAGGCCGATTCTCCCCATTCGATCATCAGATAGAATTGTTTTGCAAGGAAATTGCCGCTTTCGAGGGACGACAGAATCCAGACATTATTTTTGCAGAGCTCCATCAACTTTCAGATGAACATACGGATAACATCAACAGGAGGAGACCTGTTTATGATTCTGTGATCACTATTAATACTTTTCCTGACGATACCGGGCAACAGCATATCAATCTGTCAGATCTCGTTGTTTGGATGAATGGTGATCAACTTATTCTGGAATCAAAAACGTTGGGCAAAAGAGTAATCCCCAGGCTTCCTACCGCGTACAATTTCCAACATAACGATTTGGCTGTTTTTCAAATGTTATGCGATCTTCAATTTGAGGGGTTACAAGCCAATCTGACTTTTGACCCGGAGCGGGTATTTCCAGACCTCAGATTTTATCCGCGATTTTATTCAGGCAAAGTGATATTATCGATGGCCAAATGGAAATTGGACGAAGAAGAAGTAAATTCGTTAATTACCCAACCGAGATCTATAGGAAAGCTTCACTTGTTCAGGCAAAAACGCGGTATTCCCAGGATGGTAACTTTAGGCCTGAGCGACAGGCAATTGGTTTTTGACCTGGCTGATGACAAGGAGGCTTTATTTTTTTTGGATTGTCTCAAAGAAACTAAGCCTGCAATTATTCGAGAGTATCTTGTGCCGGATAATTCAGTACGCCTCGGTAAAGATCCATTGGCTGGCCAATTTCTCGCAGTATTGAAAAGAAAGGGCGAAATTTATACTAAATCACCTGAAACCGCGGGGGCAATGGTGCATCCAGCTATTCAGCGATTATTCATACCGGGAAGAAAATGGCTTTATCTTAAAATATACTGCACAGAGTTCGTGTCCGACCAGGTACTTTCAGAGGTGATCAGGCCGTTGATATCCAGCCATCGGGAGAACATCCAGTCCTGGTTTTTCATCAGGTACAGCGATCCTGATCCACATTTAAGGGTTCGTGTTAAGGTTGGATCTTCACAAGCTTTACATTTAATCGCCGATCAGTTATCAGAAAGTCTTACTAATGCCCAGGAAATGGGTATGGTCAGTACGGCCATTAGTGATGCTTACCAACGGGAAGTTGAACGTTATAGCCCGGAACTGATAGAATCAGTCGAGGAATATTTTCAAGCAGGCAGCGAATGGGTAATCAATAACCTTGATATTCTGCAGAAAGATCCTTTATCCGCGTTTGGCGTAATTTATAAGCTAACCGAAATTTTCTTAGAGACTGGGTTATTGCGTTTTTTTGAGTGGAGGGCAGCGAGCTTTGTCAAAGAGTTTGGAGGTAAAAAAGAACTAAAATTAGGTTTCGACCGAAGATATAGACAATACCAAAAACAATTGGGTCAAGCAGTAGCGTCTTGTGATTGTTCCACCAATGAACTATTTAACAATCTGATAAACCAGATAGCGCACCTATCCAGTTCAAGCAGTTCCTGGTCGTCCGAACGAAGGCATATTTTACTTGCAGACCTGCTTCATATGCAGGTTAACCGCATGTTTAATATGGCTCAGCGCCATCACGAAGGCTTAATATTTTATTGCCTTTTCAAATATGAAGTAGGGCGAATAAACAGAGCCGAGAATATATCAACCCCTGCGGCCCCTTTTGCTGGTTAA
- a CDS encoding MauE/DoxX family redox-associated membrane protein — MKTAIKSLIPALLAMLFIYAAVSKLLTFADFRQQLYNQNLPHWLSSLLLYLLPPAEVVVACLLCFRRYVISGLWLSLLLLIAFTGYISLVLLHYWDRVPCSCGGILSHMSWASHLAFNWAFLILNILAVFLQLSDSKQHVQLTD; from the coding sequence ATGAAAACAGCAATCAAATCGTTAATTCCGGCACTATTGGCTATGTTGTTCATTTACGCGGCAGTTAGTAAACTGTTAACTTTTGCGGATTTTCGTCAACAGCTTTACAACCAAAACCTTCCGCACTGGCTCAGCAGCCTGTTGTTATACCTGTTGCCTCCCGCAGAAGTCGTCGTTGCCTGCCTGCTTTGCTTCAGACGTTACGTCATTTCAGGCTTGTGGCTCTCGCTTTTGCTGCTCATCGCTTTCACAGGCTATATTTCATTAGTTCTGCTGCACTATTGGGACCGTGTACCTTGCTCCTGCGGTGGGATACTTAGCCATATGTCCTGGGCCAGCCACCTCGCATTCAACTGGGCTTTTCTAATCCTGAATATCCTTGCTGTCTTCCTGCAATTATCCGATTCGAAACAGCATGTACAACTTACCGACTGA
- a CDS encoding DUF6520 family protein, whose protein sequence is MKLNFAAIAVLLGTGAAFATSAKPADVKWRQLSNGSYQQVTAAYTCSGATGICTVSYPTGQDPNIDNSNPVSQEAGTFH, encoded by the coding sequence ATGAAATTAAATTTCGCTGCTATCGCGGTATTATTAGGCACCGGTGCAGCATTCGCAACTTCAGCAAAACCGGCCGATGTAAAATGGCGCCAGCTATCAAATGGAAGTTACCAGCAGGTAACAGCTGCTTACACTTGTTCCGGAGCAACCGGAATTTGTACAGTTAGCTATCCAACCGGCCAGGATCCAAACATCGATAACAGCAATCCTGTATCGCAGGAAGCCGGAACCTTTCATTAA